Proteins encoded together in one Pongo abelii isolate AG06213 chromosome 8, NHGRI_mPonAbe1-v2.0_pri, whole genome shotgun sequence window:
- the ZNF503 gene encoding zinc finger protein 503 — MSTAPSLSALRSSKHSGGGGGGGGGGCADPAWTSALSGKSSGPGPGSSPAGSTKPFVHAVPPSDPLRQANRLPIKVLKMLTARTGHILHPEYLQPLPSTPVSPIELDAKKSPLALLAQTCSQIGKPDPSPSSKLSSVASNGGGAGGAGGGAAGDKDTKSGPLKLSDIGVEDKSSFKPYSKPGSDKKEPGGGGGGGGGGGGGGGGVSSEKSGFRVPSATCQPFTPRTGSPSSSASACSPGGMLSSAGGAPEGKDDKKDTDVGGGGKGTGGASAEGGPTGLAHGRISCGGGINVDVNQHPDGGPGGKALGSDCGGSSGSSSGSGPSAPTSSSVLGSGLVAPVSPYKPGQTVFPLPPAGMTYPGSLAGAYAGYPPQFLPHGVALDPTKPGSLVGAQLAAAAAGSLGCSKPAGSSPLAGASPPSVMTASLCRDPYCLSYHCASHLAGAAAASASCAHDPAAAAAALKSGYPLVYPTHPLHGVHSSLTAAAAAGATPPSLAGHPLYPYGFMLPNDPLPHICNWVSANGPCDKRFATSEELLSHLRTHTAFPGTDKLLSGYPSSSSLASAAAAAMACHMHIPTSGAPGSPGTLALRSPHHALGLSSRYHPYSKSPLPTPGAPVPVPAATGPYYSPYALYGQRLTTASALGYQ; from the exons ATGAGCACAGCGCCCTCGCTTTCTGCCCTAAGAAGCAGTAAGCACAGCGgcggcggaggcggcggcggcggcggaggctGTGCAGACCCTGCCTGGACCAGCGCGCTCTCTGGAAAAAGCTCCGGCCCCGGCCCAGGCTCGTCTCCGGCCGGCAGCACCAAGCCTTTTGTGCACGCCGTGCCCCCCTCTGACCCCCTGCGCCAGGCCAACCGCCTGCCAATCAAGGTGCTGAAGATGCTGACGGCACGAACTGGCCACATTTTGCACCCCGAGTACCTGCAGCCCCTGCCTTCCACACCCGTCAGCCCCATTGAG CTCGATGCCAAGAAGAGCCCGCTGGCGCTGTTGGCGCAAACATGTTCGCAGATCGGGAAGCCCGACCCCTCGCCCTCCTCCAAACTCTCCTCGGTTGCCTCCAACGGGGGCGGCGCGGGCGGTGCCGGCGGCGGCGCTGCGGGCGACAAGGACACCAAATCGGGCCCCCTGAAGCTGAGCGACATCGGCGTGGAGGACAAGTCGAGTTTCAAGCCGTACTCCAAACCCGGCTCGGATAAGAAGGAGCCGGGAGGCGGCGGTGgaggcggtggcggtggcgggggcggcggcgggggtgtTTCGTCGGAGAAGTCGGGATTCCGGGTACCGAGCGCCACCTGCCAGCCATTCACGCCCAGGACAGGCAGCCCGAGCTCCAGCGCCTCGGCCTGCTCGCCGGGAGGTATGCTGTCCTCGGCCGGGGGTGCCCCGGAGGGCAAGGACGACAAGAAAGACACCGACGTGGGCGGCGGCGGCAAGGGCACCGGGGGCGCCTCGGCCGAAGGGGGACCCACGGGGCTGGCACACGGCCGGATTAGCTGCGGCGGCGGGATTAATGTGGATGTGAACCAGCATCCGGATGGGGGCCCGGGAGGCAAGGCTCTGGGCTCGGACTGCGGTGGTTCATCGGGCTCCAGCTCCGGCTCCGGCCCCAGCGCGCCCACCTCCTCCTCAGTGCTGGGCTCTGGGCTGGTGGCTCCCGTGTCACCCTACAAGCCGGGCCAAACAGTGTTCCCTCTGCCTCCCGCGGGCATGACCTACCCAGGCAGCCTGGCCGGGGCCTACGCCGGCTACCCGCCCCAGTTCCTGCCACACGGCGTGGCACTTGACCCCACCAAGCCGGGCAGCCTGGTGGGGGCGCAGCTGGCGGCGGCCGCGGCCGGGTCTCTGGGCTGCAGTAAGCCGGCCGGCTCCAGCCCCTTGGCCGGAGCATCTCCGCCGTCCGTGATGACAGCCAGTTTGTGCCGGGACCCGTACTGCCTCAGCTACCACTGCGCTAGCCACCTGGCAGGGGCGGCGGCCGCCAGCGCTTCTTGCGCACATGATCCGGCCGCTGCGGCCGCGGCGCTGAAGTCCGGATACCCGCTGGTGTACCCCACGCACCCGCTGCACGGTGTGCACTCCTCGCTAACGGCCGCCGCGGCTGCTGGCGCCACACCGCCCTCCCTGGCCGGCCACCCCCTCTACCCCTACGGCTTTATGCTCCCTAACGACCCGCTCCCCCACATCTGCAACTGGGTGTCGGCCAACGGGCCGTGCGACAAGCGCTTCGCCACGTCCGAAGAGCTGCTGAGCCACTTGCGGACCCATACGGCATTCCCCGGGACAGACAAACTGCTGTCGGGCTACCCCAGCTCGTCGTCTCTGGCCAGCGCCGCCGCGGCCGCCATGGCTTGCCACATGCACATCCCCACCTCGGGCGCACCGGGCAGCCCTGGGACGCTGGCGCTGCGCAGCCCCCACCACGCGCTGGGACTCAGCAGCCGCTACCACCCCTACTCCAAGAGCCCGCTCCCCACGCCTGGTGCCCCCGTGCCGGTGCCCGCCGCCACCGGACCCTACTACTCCCCCTACGCCCTCTACGGACAGAGACTGACCACCGCCTCGGCGCTGGGGTATCAGTGA